In Capsicum annuum cultivar UCD-10X-F1 chromosome 11, UCD10Xv1.1, whole genome shotgun sequence, one genomic interval encodes:
- the LOC107848157 gene encoding 2-dehydro-3-deoxyphosphooctonate aldolase 1, which translates to MDSSTLLFNQLKAAEPFFLLAGPNVIESEDHILYMAKHLKDITSKLGLKFVFKSSFDKANRTSSKSFRGPGLAEGLKILEKVKMMYDVPIVTDVHESIQCEAVGRVADIIQIPAFLCRQTDLLVAAAKTGKIISIKKGQFCAPSVMANSAEKVRLAGNQNVMVCERGTMFGYNDLIVDPRNFEWMREANCPVVADITHSLQQPAGKKLEGGGVASGGLRELIPCIARTAVAVGVDGIFMEVHNDPLSAPVDGPTQWPLRHLKELLEELVAIGRVSKGKQQFKIDLTPFHD; encoded by the exons ATGGATTCATCTACATTGCTCTTCAATCAGCTCAAG gcAGCGGAGCCGTTTTTCTTATTGGCGGGTCCGAATGTGATTGAATCGGAGGATCATATTCTCTATATGGCTAAACATTTGAAGGATATCACTTCCAA actTGGGCTGAAGTTTGTGTTCAAGTCAAGCTTTGACAAGGCTAATCGAACCTCGTCTAAGTCATTCCGTGGTCCTGGCTTGGCTGAAGGCTTAAAG ATCCTTGAAAAGGTGAAAATGATGTATGACGTACCCATTGTTACTGATGTTCATGAATCTATTCAG TGTGAAGCAGTAGGCCGAGTTGCAGATATAATTCAAATTCCAGCTTTCTTATGTCGTCAG ACCGACCTACTTGTTGCAGCTGCCAAGACTGGAAAAATTATCAGCATTAAGAAAGGCCAGTTTTGTGCTCCTTCG GTGATGGCAAATTCTGCTGAAAAAGTGAGATTGGCTGGAAATCAAAATGTCATGGTGTGTGAGAGAGGAACAATGTTTGGCTATA ATGACCTGATTGTGGATCCCCGGAACTTTGAGTGGATGAGGGAGGCCAATTGCCCTGTC GTGGCTGATATAACTCATTCACTACAACAGCCTGCAGGAAAAAAG CTGGAAGGTGGTGGTGTTGCTAGTGGAGGTCTTCGCGAATTAATTCCTTGTATTGCCAGGACTGCTGTTGCTGTGGGAGTAGATGGAATTTTTATGGAG GTGCACAATGaccccctgagtgctccagttgaTGGTCCAACACAGTGG CCTCTGCGCCATCTGAAGGAACTACTAGAAGAGCTTGTCGCGATTGGT AGAGTTAGCAAGGGGAAGCAGCAATTCAAAATTGATCTCACTCCATTTCATGATTAG
- the LOC107846980 gene encoding uncharacterized protein LOC107846980, which translates to MSTQRSQIGNRNFIPWFFILLLIIYLIYSSNIILTNDDDCSSSSSSSSNISTSESLSTNVSTFPLQEQQQKSMKEYVEKKEMDTELKHIMFGVAASSNLWDKRKEYIKLWWKPGEARGVVWLDEKVKTNRNEDLPDIRISGDTSSFLYTNRQGRRSALRISRVVSETLRLGLTDVRWFVMGDDDTVFVVENVVRVLSKYDHKQYYYIGSSSESHVQNIFFSYAMAYGGGGFAISYPLAKELEKMQDRCIQRYPGLYGSDDRIQACMAELGVPLTKERGFHQYDVYGNLLGLLGAHPVTPLVSLHHLDVVDPIFPGMSRVSGLQRLFESAKLDSASLMQQSICYDKDRYWSISVSWGYVVQIIRGNISPRELEMPTRTFLNWYRRADYTAYAFNTRPVTKHPCQKPFVYYMNTAKYDRSRNQIIGIYYRHRERSPYCRWKVESPENINNIVLLKRPDSNRWQKSPLRDCCGVLPSNNNSKSNLYMWVGSCRDGEISQL; encoded by the exons atgagtaCTCAACGTTCTCAAATTGGCAATAGGAATTTCATCCCTTGGTTCTTCATATTATTGTTAATCATCTATCTTATTTACTCATCAAACATCATTCTTACTAACGATGAtgattgttcttcttcttcatcatcttcttcaaatATTTCAACTAGTGAATCCCTTTCGACAAACGTGTCTACGTTCcctcttcaagaacaacaacaaaaaagtaTGAAAGAATATGTAGAAAAAAAGGAGATGGATACTGAGCTCAAACATATTATGTTTGGAGTGGCTGCATCATCAAATTTGTGGGACAAAAGGAAAGAGTATATAAAATTATGGTGGAAACCAGGAGAGGCAAGAGGGGTTGTTTGGTtagatgaaaaagtgaaaactaaTAGAAATGAAGACCTCCCTGATATTAGGATTTCAG GTGACACGTCAAGTTTTCTTTACACGAATCGACAAGGGAGAAGATCAGCTCTGAGGATCTCTAGGGTTGTTTCGGAGACATTAAGGCTGGGTTTGACAGACGTGAGATGGTTCGTGATGGGGGACGATGACACGGTTTTCGTTGTAGAAAATGTGGTTAGGGTTTTATCAAAATATGATCATAAACAATATTACTACATTGGCAGTTCCTCTGAAAGTCATGTACAAAACATATTCTTCTCCTATGCAATGGCTtatggtggtggtggatttgCAATAAGTTATCCATTAGCAAAAGAGTTGGAAAAAATGCAAGATCGTTGTATACAAAGGTATCCTGGATTATATGGAAGTGATGATAGAATTCAAGCTTGTATGGCTGAACTTGGTGTACCACTTACCAAAGAACGTGGATTTCATCAG TATGATGTATATGGCAACTTACTAGGCCTATTGGGAGCACATCCAGTGACACCATTAGTCTCACTTCATCATCTTGATGTAGTAGACCCAATTTTCCCAGGGATGTCCAGAGTTTCCGGTCTCCAACGCCTATTTGAATCAGCAAAACTCGACTCAGCTAGCCTAATGCAACAATCAATCTGCTATGACAAAGACAGATATTGGTCTATTTCAGTGTCATGGGGCTATGTAGTTCAGATAATTAGAGGAAATATTTCACCTAGAGAACTTGAAATGCCTACAAGGACATTTCTCAATTGGTACAGAAGGGCAGATTACACTGCTTATGCATTCAACACTAGGCCTGTTACAAAGCATCCTTGCCAGAAGCCTTTTGTGTACTACATGAACACCGCGAAATATGATCGTTCCAGAAATCAGATTATTGGGATTTATTATAGACATAGAGAACGTTCACCTTACTGCAGATGGAAAGTTGAGTCACCTGAGAATATCAACAACATTGTTTTGTTGAAAAGGCCAGATAGTAATAGATGGCAGAAG TCTCCTCTGAGGGATTGTTGTGGTGTTCTACCATCAAACAATAACTCAAAATCAAATTTGTACATGTGGGTAGGCAGTTGCAGAGATGGTGAAATCAGCCAATTGTAG